One genomic segment of Clostridium estertheticum subsp. estertheticum includes these proteins:
- a CDS encoding PLP-dependent aminotransferase family protein translates to MLKYEKIIDYIHNGISAGNFTYKKKLPSIRTISQLFNCSIGTVLKAYDKLEKDNIVYPSPKSGYYLLEDFHNTNSTNNTIIDFSSGVPDIESFPYKDFQHCLNKSIDLYKETLFTYSNPRGLNSLTHVLSKHFQQYQVFTSSDNIVITSSSQQALTLLSIMPFPNGKSNILVEQPTYYGIIKILELNNVSVLGIERGLNGIDLYELENTFKYGNIKFFYTVPRFHNPTGTSYSKEEKESIVAMAQKYNVYIVEDDIVSDLDINKKNDPMFTYDTTEKVIYLKSYSKILMPGLRVAALILPSLLISTFLNYKKWTDMNSPILSQGALEIYLKSGLFDIHRNKMSTLYCDRMTYLKNTISLLQQSKIKWNIPKSGYFSCIYVDDSLQYDKIISSLLNNNIKMLDTNLCFLEQNRNDHYFRISISNVNEEKIKKGIPIVIDTIQKYMI, encoded by the coding sequence TTGTTAAAATACGAAAAGATTATTGACTATATTCATAATGGAATTTCAGCTGGAAATTTCACCTACAAAAAAAAATTACCCTCTATTAGGACTATATCCCAACTATTTAATTGCAGTATTGGTACAGTTTTAAAAGCCTATGATAAACTTGAAAAAGATAATATTGTTTACCCATCTCCCAAAAGTGGATACTACCTATTAGAGGATTTCCATAATACTAATTCCACTAACAATACTATTATTGATTTTTCATCAGGAGTTCCAGATATTGAAAGCTTTCCTTATAAAGATTTTCAACACTGTTTGAATAAATCCATAGACTTGTACAAAGAAACCTTATTTACTTACTCAAATCCCCGAGGATTGAATTCATTAACACATGTATTATCAAAACACTTTCAACAATATCAAGTATTTACAAGTTCAGACAACATTGTCATTACATCCAGTTCTCAACAAGCACTAACCCTATTGTCAATTATGCCATTTCCAAATGGTAAATCTAACATTCTTGTTGAGCAACCTACTTATTATGGAATTATAAAAATTTTAGAATTAAATAATGTTTCCGTATTAGGAATTGAAAGGGGGCTTAATGGAATAGATTTATATGAACTAGAAAACACGTTTAAGTATGGCAATATCAAATTTTTTTATACCGTCCCTAGATTTCATAACCCAACTGGAACCTCTTATAGTAAAGAGGAAAAAGAATCTATTGTAGCTATGGCGCAAAAATATAATGTATATATTGTTGAAGATGATATTGTTTCCGATTTAGACATAAATAAAAAAAACGACCCCATGTTCACTTATGACACTACTGAAAAGGTTATTTACTTGAAAAGTTATTCAAAAATTCTTATGCCTGGACTAAGAGTTGCCGCACTCATATTGCCAAGCTTACTAATAAGTACTTTCCTAAATTATAAAAAATGGACAGATATGAATAGTCCAATACTATCTCAAGGAGCACTTGAAATCTATTTAAAAAGTGGTCTATTTGATATACATAGAAACAAAATGAGCACCCTATACTGTGACAGAATGACTTATTTAAAAAATACTATATCTTTGCTTCAACAGTCTAAAATAAAATGGAACATTCCTAAATCCGGGTATTTTTCTTGTATATATGTAGATGATTCACTACAATATGATAAAATAATAAGCTCACTATTAAATAACAATATTAAAATGCTAGATACAAATTTATGTTTTTTGGAACAAAATAGAAATGATCATTATTTTAGAATAAGCATTAGTAATGTAAATGAGGAGAAAATAAAAAAAGGCATTCCTATAGTAATTGATACTATTCAAAAATATATGATATAG
- a CDS encoding peptidase U32 family protein, with protein MTKPELLAPAGNLEKLKTAINFGADAVYLGGSKLNLRAFANNFNIEELKEGLEFAHSRGKKIYVTLNIIPHNDDLAEIEDYLKELYEIGVDAILVADPGIIETAKAVVPNLEIHLSTQANCVNYKSALFWHKLGVKRVVMAREMSINDFKILREKLPKTCDIEAFVHGSMCMAYSGRCMLSNYLTGRDANRGECAQPCRYKYHLIEENESGERHEITENNNGIYIMNSKDLCMIEHIPELMESGINSLKIEGRMKSVYYVASVVKAYREAIDKYIEDPKKYVFDSKWADYLLKPSHRPYTTGFYFDEEIKQSYESSAYIRNYDIVGIVRNYNKDSHIATIQQKNKVYNGDAVEVLVPKGDNKNIKLNSMKKENGEAIDSAPSAQMIFTIECHEELKADDIIIKLKEAK; from the coding sequence ATGACTAAACCAGAGCTTTTAGCTCCAGCGGGGAACTTAGAAAAACTTAAAACAGCTATAAATTTTGGCGCGGATGCTGTTTACCTTGGAGGAAGTAAACTGAATCTAAGAGCATTTGCAAACAATTTTAATATTGAAGAATTAAAAGAAGGACTAGAATTTGCACATTCTAGGGGTAAAAAAATTTATGTTACATTAAACATAATTCCTCACAATGATGATTTAGCAGAAATAGAGGATTATCTTAAAGAGTTATATGAAATTGGGGTTGATGCAATACTTGTTGCAGATCCAGGAATCATTGAAACTGCTAAAGCAGTAGTTCCAAATCTTGAGATACATTTAAGTACTCAAGCAAATTGTGTAAATTATAAATCTGCTTTATTTTGGCACAAATTAGGTGTTAAAAGAGTAGTAATGGCGAGAGAAATGAGTATAAATGATTTCAAAATTTTGAGAGAAAAACTTCCGAAAACCTGCGATATAGAAGCTTTTGTTCATGGATCAATGTGCATGGCATATTCAGGTAGATGTATGTTATCAAATTATTTAACAGGTAGAGATGCAAATAGAGGCGAATGTGCACAACCATGCAGATATAAATATCATCTGATAGAAGAAAATGAATCCGGAGAACGTCATGAAATTACTGAGAATAACAATGGAATCTATATAATGAATTCAAAGGACTTATGTATGATAGAACATATCCCTGAACTTATGGAATCTGGAATTAACTCTCTTAAAATTGAAGGAAGGATGAAGAGTGTATATTATGTTGCATCTGTTGTAAAAGCCTATAGAGAAGCCATTGATAAATACATAGAAGATCCTAAAAAATATGTTTTTGATTCTAAATGGGCAGATTATCTTCTAAAGCCTAGTCACAGACCTTATACTACTGGCTTCTACTTTGATGAAGAGATAAAACAGAGTTATGAAAGCTCAGCATACATTCGTAATTATGACATTGTAGGTATTGTGAGAAACTATAACAAAGATTCTCATATAGCAACAATACAGCAAAAAAATAAAGTCTACAATGGTGATGCTGTTGAAGTTTTAGTTCCAAAGGGCGATAACAAGAATATTAAACTTAATAGCATGAAAAAAGAAAACGGAGAAGCTATAGATAGTGCACCATCAGCACAAATGATTTTCACAATTGAATGTCATGAAGAGCTTAAGGCAGATGATATAATTATTAAACTTAAGGAGGCAAAATAA
- a CDS encoding DDE-type integrase/transposase/recombinase, with protein sequence MSPIISMLVTYNQVLLSQIKQLLIFIAKNIPLKVPKYDMTSPKYKKLTVDKLPIIKTFEKLDYRQLLAEYKRSNGKDKKPVNSRGKHPISSDTICPQCGAPHTYIYDNAGGRGQLWCKVCDMHFNKNKDDFKTEKLICPFCGHALSKKKDRKNFYIHKCVNKKCSFFLQSLANLSMEDIKEYKKDKHKFKLHYIYREFTTNYFDVDLSSMPKGATSLKFRNFSSHVMGLCLTYNVNLGLSTRRTALALWEIHGVKISHVMVSRYAIAAAAFVKPYVDNYDYKPTNYLAADETYTKVKGVHQYIWLVMDAIKKSILGYQASFSRDTGPCILTMRMAFDKFKEFPGKSLKFVADGYTAYKLAEQQFKLNGMDFDVIQVIGLTNSDPVSTEYRWLKQIIERLNRTFKFSYRVTNGFGSEEGSNTHLALFVAYYNFLRPHSYAYWGPLNSIPELENISTMPAKWQKLIELSQQLIVEKQVV encoded by the coding sequence GTGAGTCCAATTATATCAATGTTAGTTACTTATAATCAAGTATTACTTTCTCAAATTAAACAATTACTTATTTTTATTGCTAAAAATATACCATTAAAGGTTCCGAAATACGATATGACAAGTCCTAAATATAAAAAACTTACTGTAGATAAATTGCCAATTATTAAAACCTTTGAAAAGCTTGATTACAGGCAACTCTTAGCTGAGTATAAACGCAGTAATGGCAAGGATAAAAAGCCTGTCAATTCTCGCGGTAAACATCCTATATCCTCTGATACTATATGCCCTCAATGTGGTGCTCCGCACACCTATATCTACGATAACGCCGGAGGCCGCGGGCAGCTTTGGTGCAAAGTTTGTGATATGCATTTCAATAAAAACAAGGATGATTTCAAAACCGAAAAACTCATTTGTCCATTTTGTGGACATGCCCTAAGTAAAAAGAAGGACCGCAAAAATTTTTATATCCATAAATGCGTTAATAAAAAATGTAGCTTTTTCCTTCAATCTCTTGCAAATCTTTCAATGGAAGACATTAAGGAATATAAGAAAGATAAACACAAATTTAAGCTACATTACATCTACCGTGAGTTTACCACTAATTATTTTGATGTAGATTTATCTTCAATGCCAAAAGGTGCTACTAGCCTCAAGTTCAGAAATTTTTCTTCACATGTAATGGGACTCTGTCTAACATATAACGTTAATTTAGGACTATCTACACGCCGTACGGCACTTGCTCTTTGGGAAATCCATGGGGTGAAAATATCTCATGTCATGGTTAGTAGATACGCCATTGCAGCTGCCGCTTTTGTCAAACCATATGTTGACAACTATGATTATAAGCCCACTAATTATCTTGCTGCTGATGAAACCTATACTAAAGTAAAAGGAGTTCATCAATATATCTGGCTTGTTATGGATGCCATCAAGAAATCAATTTTAGGATACCAAGCCTCTTTTAGTCGTGATACTGGCCCTTGTATTTTAACTATGCGTATGGCTTTTGATAAGTTCAAAGAGTTTCCCGGAAAATCACTTAAATTCGTTGCTGATGGCTATACTGCATATAAGCTCGCTGAGCAACAGTTTAAACTTAACGGCATGGACTTCGATGTAATCCAAGTAATTGGTCTTACTAACTCCGATCCTGTTTCAACCGAATATCGTTGGCTTAAACAAATAATAGAGCGTCTTAACAGAACATTTAAATTTTCCTATAGGGTTACAAATGGCTTTGGTAGTGAAGAAGGTTCCAACACGCACTTGGCGTTGTTTGTAGCATATTACAACTTTCTCCGCCCACATAGCTACGCTTATTGGGGGCCATTGAACTCAATACCTGAACTTGAAAACATTTCTACTATGCCAGCAAAATGGCAAAAGTTAATCGAACTTTCACAGCAACTTATAGTAGAAAAACAGGTTGTATAA
- a CDS encoding nitrite/sulfite reductase, with amino-acid sequence MIIITEEILSSIQEFKNKLLQYKEGKLDNMKSFSSIMGIYKERLNDTYMVRPRIAGGVTTLKQLKAISKIAKKCDVVKMRFTTRQDIQFHSVKLEYLDSVVDELVKAGLITRGAGGDGIRNITCSPLSGVSIDDVFDVTPYMNEVTNYMMKDPANLKLPRKYKIAFSNSAEDTANATITDIGFIAKIVEGKRGFEVYGGGGLGSGARVALKLEDFIEDTDALYYVQAMKQVFEREGDRTNRQKARLRFVVQRLGEEEFIKMFRSELNKLKTEQDLKLNIDSKEEVIDNNRMDNKLSWKKEYRNIIYTQKQLGYYSLYIHPQNGDISINDLDKVLDYITNLNYETSIRLTMNQGFFVRDLEEKDVEGLIEIISAFSSTFNIYNSVICVGPKVCKFGINNSQGLFHNIIEAFKNTSIDIQSALPRILISGCHNSCAQPQKGLIGFMGKKKKADNGLVPVYSISFNGRVGSGGAKFGEVYGEIPTKKMVDFLLGLAQLKVNSGSIDFTDFIEKNEVSVRMLVAKYSSIESNSKNPDLYSDF; translated from the coding sequence TTGATAATAATTACAGAAGAAATTCTAAGTAGTATTCAAGAATTTAAAAATAAATTGTTACAATACAAAGAAGGCAAATTAGATAATATGAAATCATTCAGTTCCATTATGGGGATTTACAAGGAAAGGTTGAATGATACATATATGGTTAGACCGAGAATTGCTGGAGGGGTTACAACACTTAAACAATTAAAGGCTATAAGTAAGATAGCTAAGAAATGCGATGTAGTAAAAATGCGTTTTACAACAAGACAGGATATTCAATTTCATTCAGTAAAATTGGAATATTTGGATAGTGTAGTTGATGAATTGGTAAAAGCCGGCTTAATCACAAGAGGCGCTGGCGGTGATGGAATAAGAAATATAACATGTTCTCCTCTTTCTGGAGTTTCGATAGATGATGTGTTCGATGTTACTCCATATATGAATGAGGTTACAAATTATATGATGAAGGATCCAGCAAATCTTAAATTGCCAAGGAAATATAAAATAGCTTTTTCAAATAGTGCAGAGGATACTGCTAATGCCACAATTACAGATATAGGTTTCATAGCGAAAATAGTTGAAGGTAAAAGAGGATTTGAAGTTTACGGTGGTGGCGGATTAGGTAGTGGTGCTAGGGTAGCTCTAAAACTGGAAGATTTTATAGAAGATACAGATGCATTATATTATGTACAAGCTATGAAACAAGTTTTTGAGAGAGAAGGCGACAGAACTAATAGACAAAAGGCTAGATTAAGATTTGTGGTTCAAAGATTAGGTGAAGAAGAATTTATCAAAATGTTTAGAAGTGAGCTAAATAAATTGAAAACAGAGCAGGACTTAAAACTCAATATAGATTCAAAAGAAGAAGTGATAGATAACAATAGGATGGACAATAAATTATCATGGAAAAAGGAATATAGAAATATAATATACACACAAAAGCAATTAGGATATTATTCTTTATACATTCATCCGCAAAATGGAGATATTAGTATTAACGATTTGGATAAAGTATTAGATTACATAACAAACTTAAATTATGAAACATCCATAAGACTTACTATGAATCAAGGCTTTTTTGTGAGGGATTTAGAGGAGAAGGATGTGGAAGGCTTGATAGAAATAATATCTGCTTTTTCATCTACATTCAATATATATAATTCTGTAATATGTGTAGGGCCTAAGGTTTGCAAATTTGGTATTAATAATTCTCAAGGTTTATTTCATAATATAATTGAGGCTTTTAAAAATACATCCATTGATATACAAAGCGCACTTCCAAGAATACTTATATCTGGATGTCATAATTCCTGTGCACAACCTCAGAAAGGTCTCATTGGATTTATGGGAAAGAAGAAGAAGGCAGATAATGGATTAGTTCCTGTATATTCTATATCTTTTAATGGTAGAGTAGGTTCAGGTGGTGCGAAGTTCGGAGAAGTTTATGGAGAAATCCCTACAAAGAAAATGGTTGATTTTCTTTTGGGATTAGCTCAGTTAAAAGTTAATTCAGGCTCTATAGATTTTACTGACTTTATAGAAAAAAATGAAGTAAGTGTAAGAATGCTTGTAGCTAAATACTCTTCAATAGAGAGCAATAGTAAAAATCCAGATTTATATTCTGACTTCTAA